Within Haliaeetus albicilla chromosome 29, bHalAlb1.1, whole genome shotgun sequence, the genomic segment TGCGCTGGGGAGGCCTGGTGGAGGGGGTGGCCGACAGGCTGTGAGGTCACAGAGCCCCGCTTTGacatgctgtgctgtgccagctGCGGGCAACActgcggcagcagcggcggcagcagcagcagcggcagcagcatgGTGCGAGCCTGGGGGGCCGTGGCCCTcgcctgcctcctcctgctggcCCTGCAAGCCTGGGACGCCCAGGCTGCTCCAAGGCGAGCGCAGGGAGCAGGTAGGCAGGCGGGCAGGGGGCCAGCACCCAGCTCCGAGCAGGGCAGCGTGGCATCCACCGCACCTCAGCGGGGCAGCAGTGGGGCCAGGGCTAGGGCTGGGTCTGGGAGAGCAGCTGGGCCAGGCTGAGCGAGCCAGGCAGGCACCCTGTGGGGAGGCAtagaggggctgcagctgcttcGGGGGCATTTTCTGGGCGAGCAGGGGAGCTGGGAGCGGTCGTGCAGGGTAAGAAACCCGGCGCTGAGTCCCTGCCGCCCGGCCCAGTCTGTCCCCTGTATGTGTGTTGGGCCGGCGGTGGTGAGTAATTGGTGCTGCAGGAGCCAGGTGACAGCCCGTGGCAGCGCTTCTccctgggctggctgcagccgTGCCCAGAGCTGTGGGTCTGGCCTTCAGCCTCGGGGACGTCCCGGAGGGGCGTGCTCAGGACTTGTCCGCTCGGGAAAATGGGAGCATTTCTGCTCTagtcctgcagccctgctccccttGGATGACCCGCAGGTCCCCAGCCCGGAGGAACACGCAGGGGTAGTGCTGGCGCAGCCTTTCACAGGCTCTTGTCCCCAAGAAGCGTGGGCGATCGCTTTTTCCTCCAGTTCGTTGGTGTTGGCTTCCTCAGCCAGTTTAACAGAGTGATTCGATGGAATTTGTTACAATGAAATCTGTGACTTAAAGATTCGAAAATGGCAAGGATTGCCTGAAACTTGCAGCAGGGTTGCACACAGGTGGAGGTTAAATCAAATCACACATGGGCACAGACGGAGAAGACGGTTCTGAACCACACACAGACAGGCGAAATAGTTCCGAACCAAACTCCAAATGCACACGCACAGATACAACAGTTCTGAACCAAATTTTACCGCCCCCCCCGAGGTTAACCTATGATTAAAATTTCCCTTTCATGAGTTTCATGAATTACTCGCATTTATGTGCCAGCATTCGTCAATGGACGGTCAGTAAAGCTCACGCAATCGGGCCCTTAAGTCCTCGCGAAACCGTTGACGGACGACAATCTTTCAGTCCTCGCAAAATCTACCCTGGGCGGCGTCCCAGCTCAGGGGAGATGCTGGGTCACACAGCCCGCTGCAGTCCCAGAGAGCTCCAAAGGTCTCGCCTTGGATCGCTGTTTATAGGGTCTCGAGATGATTGGCTTTGgtcattattttacattctgGCCACAATTTGTGCTGAGTCGTTCTGATACGTAGTTCGGGCAGCAGATGGCCCAGGGGTGGCCAGGGGCTGCCTGGTGCCCTAAAGGCGCTGCACTTACAACCAAGATAACAGCACAATAGGGGGGTTTCCCAAAGCATCCATGGTTTATCCTGAGGTCTCAGAGTGGCTCAGGGGGCAGCACCACCACACACCTGTGTTTGATTACCTGTTTGGTTCCCGCAGTCCATGTTGATCAAGATGCTCGGTGGAATTCTGTTCCTGAGGTTGGGGGAAATCCCAGAGGTAAGAAGTATTCAGTCTTCATTTGTTATTggccttttgtattttttaatatttggtttgttatttcttaatgttttgtTGTGGTAGTTCAGCCTTCCAGGCTGAAGGCTCTTCTCTGTAAGAAGGCCAGCAGGCTCTTCTCTGTAAGAATCGTGAatgatcatttttttcctctggggcTACATGCTCCCACTTTAGTGTGGGCttccttttgtgtgtgtgagaggTCTGGCGAGAAGGCCCTGAGAGGCCGTATGTTTGTCCATCTGGTCCTTGAGGGGTGTTGCACATGGGCTGGAGACAGAGGTTTGAAAGCTGCCAGGTCCCAGCCAGGTCCCTCTGCAGCTTTGGACATCTCAGCCCGCGTCTGGGTTCCGTGTTGTTGCCTGACCCCCTTCCAGTCCCTGCGGGTCACTAAGGAAGAGGTAGATCACAACGTGCGATGGGAATGTTTTTCATCTCTGCTTGGTTACAGCTGTCCGTGGAGACAGGGGCTACTTGACTTCTCAACTTGAGCCTGTCCGTGAGCCTTGGGGCGATCCCACAGGTAAGGCCCTTCAGTGAATgagcatttacattttaattttctgttcctGTGAAATTTAGCTTACTACTTTCTTGGCTGATGCTCAGGCAcgcagaagagcagagagggaaTGGGTCTGGCTCAGTGATGTGCCCCAGGGCGCTCTGCCTTGCTAAACTGTCTTTGACAGCCTCTCCGCCCCTGCACTGCTTCTAGGGCTGGCCGCAAAGCCAGCGGGCACGTCGGGGTTGAGCTTTGGAGCTGGTGTGAGCTCCAGGGAGTCCTGTCTCCTGACAGTTCCATGCCTGGTTAGTGGCCACTGCAGGCACCTGGTAAATGTTTGCAAGATGCTCCTGAgtggaagggagagaggagtgCTCTGGAGTAATCCTGTGTTTGAATTGCATTCACTGTCATTCAGATCTGAAGAAGTATGTTGAAGTATTTCACGGGAGCTGCTCTGTCCTATGTTCATTTACAGATGTGGCTGCAGGCGATGGTTATCCAGCTTCCTGGCTGGGTTCCAGGGCTGACCCACAGGCAGGTCGCATGGGTACGTCATGGCTTTTCACTTCTTTGAGAGCTGCCAGCTCAAAGTCCGAATGTCAGCCAGGTGCCTCTGCAGGTGTGAGAATACAGACCTGCATGTGCGTGCCGTGACATTACGTGATCCCCTTGCACGTTCTGCTACTCGGTTATGACGATGTGGATCAGAACACGTGATGGTAACCTCTCGTGGGTGTTTGGTTGCAGATGTGGCCGGATGGAGGGCTTTTCCAGCTCCTGGGCTGAATCCTGGGCTGAATCCCAGCTGGCATCCCAGGGGTGAGTAGTCAGTCTTTATTGACTTGACAGAATAAGCGCtcattttccatattttattcATGTGACATTTACCTTCATACTTCCTGTTAATGTCCTCAAAGACAAAAGCATAAAGCTAAAATAGGGAACTATTCCCAGAAGATATCTGCAGTTCCAAAGGAAATCCCAAAAGACTTGGAGAAAGCAGCACCTGTTTAATGTATTTCACTCTGTTAACCGTACAGCTTGGGAAGCTGAGGTTTTAGATTCATGTGTGGACGTGGTGCAGCCTGCACAGCAGGAAGGGATCAGTCAGAGCCTCGCTGCAGTGGCACTCGATTTCATGCCTTGCCTGGGCTGATGAGCCACAGAGATGGCCCAGCACAGCGTCTGCTACCCATTGTGGTTCTGGCTGAGTcccagaggcagctgctgccccagtTGTACCATTGCTGGTCAGAGCTGCTTTGTGCAGATGCTGGTATCCAGATGTCAGGAACCAGTGTGTGCTGAATTTGTGTTCAAAATTTGTGTTCAACACAGCCCAGTTTGCGGCTGGGCAAGTTCAAAGCAGGAATGATGTCCCAAGAAATCTTGGCCGCCCTTTCCTAATGTTGGAATTCAGGTGCAGACGCTGATTCTGCAGGCATTTGTTTGTGATTGACATTCAGCCTGCAGACTGACAGCTGTGGTAGGATGAGTGTGACTGTTGATGCTGCTCCCGGAGCATGTGAGGCACGTGCGGAGGAGCTAATTGCTCATGAGCCATGAGAGGGCCAGCACCCTGCCAGTcgctggaggggagagggccCTTGGCTTGTGGAGCCGATGCGCAGGCAGATTTCAATCGCTGGGACCAGCAGGCTttgcctgggctgcaggcaggattGATCCTCCGGCCGGGACTGGAGCAGCCCAGGCTTCACAGCCTGGTCCAGCCCCTTTGCTCTCCCTGATGTCTGAGGACTCTCAGTGACACCTTGGAGTCAGGGGTGGGTCGCAGCCGGACACCCAGCTTGAGGCCGGACACCTCACTTGAAGGTGGCCTTAAGTGGATCGTTCAGTTAATTCAGTCTTGGGTGGTTTAGCTCTCCATTTCTAGTTGTGTTTCAGAAAACTTGGCTGtggttttcctcttgttttgggGGACTTCACTGCCACTTGTGAAAGTGCCCAGAACATGGTTGCAAGAGCTTGGGGTGCAGTCCACCATGTGTGTCTGTTCCCCTTCCTGTGTGCTGGAGTTGGCATGGTGGGATGTGCTTCTCAGAAGGCCTCTTTCCCCAGCTGAGCTGGCTGCGGCTTTTTCCCATCCTCTTTGAAGGAAGCAATTTAGCATCATCTTGCAGTTTGCCAAAAATGCAGTACATGTAATGTGAACAAGAAGATCACATGTGCAATTTCCCGTTTTCCCAGCAGGTCAGGTTTTGCTGTCTGTATCGGTAGAGTGAAAAGTGTCATGTGCttaattttttctctgtgaacGTCACATTCTTTGGACTAGATGCACTCCCAAAAGCCCAGGCTTTGTTTCTAAGCtttattaatgtatttggaGACTATTGCCTCGTGAAGACATCGTCTTCCTGATGAGGAATGGTTGCTGCTAATTGTCCCGCTTTCTTTCTACAGAGACCAACCGTGAGACTGTGCAGAAGGAGGCCTTTCAGAAGGGAAGCAGGCACACTGTGCCAGTCTCCGATGAAGAAAGAGAGGCAATGCAAGAGACTGGCATGCCAGGTAATTGCTGTCCTGTGGTCATCCGGTATCACCAGTCAGAATCACTGTGTGCCTGCAGGCTCTTCCCCCGCAGCCCGCTCTTGCACATCATGTCAGCAGCCAAACCTGGAAGTGTCAGTGCAGAGAAGGTGTTGTCAAAGAAGCCAGGAGTGGCTCTCTGAGGACGACTGTCGTCTCTGGTGTGTGGAGGTTATTGCCAGCAGCGTGCCAGAGAGATGCTCGTAGACCTCTCTGGACGTGGTTAGAGAT encodes:
- the LOC138682590 gene encoding uncharacterized protein, producing MLCCASCGQHCGSSGGSSSSGSSMVRAWGAVALACLLLLALQAWDAQAAPRRAQGAVHVDQDARWNSVPEVGGNPRAVRGDRGYLTSQLEPVREPWGDPTDVAAGDGYPASWLGSRADPQAGRMDVAGWRAFPAPGLNPGLNPSWHPRETNRETVQKEAFQKGSRHTVPVSDEEREAMQETGMPGADAGRRSEAAGHELLRKYYIPVSAVALAVVLSGLVGSCIVISRLRKRDPRSQGDEAALGQADTDSAWKSEDPTRDKGKAESGEGTRKVEVAQENGTFNNSSSPSPRPFVAELMQLYRSASADPSPLPACPSCSFTDDTSSLETSISLDSPQPNPFWCPCHQFQQGYCTSEDESF